Proteins from a genomic interval of Candidatus Nomurabacteria bacterium:
- the rpsH gene encoding 30S ribosomal protein S8 codes for MTDPIADMLTRIRNALAVNKQSVTIPYSKLKNTILQQFLNHGFVLGVEIQGEGIQKQIVVTLQSETQAPRITSLSRISRPGQRVYAKSTKIPKSKSGRGVVLVSTSKGIVSDSEARSQKLGGELICQIY; via the coding sequence ATGACAGATCCAATCGCAGACATGCTCACAAGAATAAGGAATGCACTTGCTGTAAACAAGCAAAGCGTTACTATTCCATATAGCAAATTAAAAAATACAATCTTACAGCAATTTTTAAATCACGGTTTCGTCCTAGGTGTCGAAATTCAAGGTGAAGGAATTCAAAAACAAATTGTCGTTACTCTGCAGTCAGAAACTCAAGCTCCTCGTATCACATCTCTCTCTCGCATATCTCGTCCTGGTCAACGTGTTTATGCAAAGTCTACAAAAATTCCAAAGTCAAAGTCTGGACGTGGTGTAGTTTTAGTCTCTACTTCTAAGGGTATCGTCTCTGATTCTGAGGCTAGAAGCCAAAAACTAGG